The sequence CCGATGGCGATGAAGTTACCCTATTCAATGATAGAGGTATCGTAGAACTTGCGGCTATGGTGACAGACAAGATGCTGCCCGGCACCGTCATCAGTCAGGGGCTGTGGTGGGAAGGAAAAGGTCGCAGGCAAAGAGTGAATGTACTAACTCCGGACCGGCTTAGCGATATGGGAAACGGAGCAACCTTTTTCTCAACGACAGTGGAAGTGAAACGACGGTGAAATTGCGTATTAATGCGATAAAGCGTCAATGTACAGGCTTGCCCTGAGCTCTGTTATCGGATAATACTGGATGGGATTAATGACATATATATAACAGGGGATGTACATTACAATGAAGTTTTTAGATGCTTATCCTAAAGAAGTAAAAGTATTTCTGATTGCCAGCCTTATAAACGCTATAGGCAGTGCGATCATGTGGCCGCTTGTGACGATGTATGTATTTGACGAGCTTGGCCGCAGTATGAAGGATGCCGGGCTCGTTATCGTTATCCAATCTATTGGCGGAATTGCAGGCCAATTGCTCGGCGGTTCACTTTATCATAAAATAGGCGTAAATAAGCTGATTGTTGGAGCGTTGGCGATGAATGCGTTGGCCCTGTTCACTTTACCGGCCGCAAGCACCAACTGGAACTTATTTATGGCAATGATGGGACTGGTAGGATTATTTAACTCACTCTCGCTGCCGGCCATACAGGCATTCATCGGCTTCCGATTCAGGGAGCAGCGCGGTGAGCTGTTCAATGTTATTTATGTCGCCAATAATATAGGAGTAGCCATCGGTACCGCGCTAAGCGGGTTCCTCGCAGACTTCTCCTATATGCTGAGTTTTGTGCTGAATGGCGTGTCCTCGGCTGTATTTGCGGTTTTTTTCTTTGTTTATTTGCGGAAGGTGGGTACAGAACCCTCATCTGAGACGATGGATCACAGAAGAGTCCAACCACGCACGGATTCCAACTGGAGGCTGATGGGTCATGCGCATATTTATTTATACATGGCTATTGGCTCGCTGTTCCTACTGATCGGTAATTCCATCTGGAATACAGGTGTATCACCATTTATTATTTCCGAAGGCTGGTCCAAAAGTATTTATGGCTTTCTCTGGACGCTGAATGGTGTGCTTATCTTCGTGGCACAGCCACTCGTCAGCCTGATTAAACGCTGGTTCGCATCGACGACAACAGCCCAAATGACAGCAAGTGCTGTATTTTACTTTAGCGGCTATGTCGTTATATTATTGCTGCCGAGTTACCCCGGTCTGCTGCTGGCGATGCTGCTGACTACGCTAGGCGAAATGCTTATCTCACCGGCGATGCCCTCCTTTATTTCGGAGCATGCAGACCGCAGCGCTCCATTTTATCTCGGATTAACGGGGGGGATTGGCGCAGTGGGTAGAGTCATTGGTCCTTTTTTCATGGGCAGTCTATTTGATAGTGGCGGCTTAGCCCCCACAGCTTGGTTGGCCTGCGCAATGGCAGTGCTGTCCATAGGGTCCTTCGTTTTACATGCGTTTGTCAACCGGCGAGGTCGTAAAGCTTGGACTAATAGTACGGAACAATCTGCTTAGAATGATTGAAGCAGTAACGCAAGGGGTGCAATAAGGAATGCAACACATCAATAGAGATACGCTTGATATTAGACCTTCTGAATTCAAGGATGCTCGTGAACTGATTACACTGGACAATATGATCTGGACGGAAGAGACTACACCGGGTCCTTTAATGTGGCGTTCACGTGAGGATTATCTGCTGCACGCTCCCCCGGGTTCTCAGCTCGTGGCTATGCAAGAGGGCCAGCTCTGCGGGTATGTCGGCTTTGGCTGTCCCAGTGGAATGGTAAGCAATAGACATGTGTGCGAGGTTAATATTGCCGTTCATCCGCGCTGCCAGCGAGTGGGCATTGGGCAGCAACTGATGGTAGCGATCAAACAGCATGCCGCAAACAATGGAATTCGCAAGCTTCGTCTGCGTGTATTATCCTGTAACACGCCGGCACTCTCCTTCTACCAAAAATGCGGGTTTCAGGAAGAGGGACGTTTGCGGGAGGAATTTTATCTGGGCGGTCGTTACGTGGATGAGGTATTTATGAGCTGTATGCTGACAGGAGGTCAGGAACATGGAAATCATCTCGCTTAACTTGGGTCAGCCGATAACGGTCGACTACCGCGGCAAACCAGTGGAGACAGGAATCTATAAAATGCCCGTGAAAGGCCCGGTACAGCTGTGCAGCAACGGCTTCGAGGGTGATGGACAGGCGGATCTGGTGAATCACGGCGGTCCCGACAAGGCGGTTTGTGTATACCCTATTGAGCATTATTCGTATTGGGAGAAATACTTAGGCAAAAAGTTGGAATTCTCCGCCTTTGGTGAGAATATAACGACAAGCGGGCTATTGGAGACAGAGGTCAACATTGGAGACATTTATGAAATAGGGTCGACGCTGCTACAGGTGAGTCAGCCGCGTTATCCTTGCTTCAAGCTCTCGCAAAAGCATGGTCCTGTTGATATGCCTGCCCAGGTGCTGCAAACGGGGTATAGTGGTTTCTACTTTCGCGTACTGCGTGAAGGCAAAATCTCTGCCGGCGACGTTATCCTGAAGAAGGAGAGCGGTGCGGGCGGTATAGCAGTGTCACGGGTATTGCATTCTATGGAGGTCGGACGTACGGACAAGACGGGCTTGGCCGAACTGCTGGAGCTTGAGAGCCTGGCTGAAGGAATCCGCACGAAGTTCCGCAATTGGCTGGAGCTGGCGGAGAGCTAGGTTTAACGAAGTAACAATGAAACGTGGTCGAAATGATCATGATCCGGCAAAACAACCCTGGCGGCATATCTACCCACCAGGGTTGTTTCACGTCTTATGCCCGTGAGTTCGAGGCTGGAGGCCTCAGCTCAGCAGTTTCCATTCGCTGCGCAGCAAGCCATACACAGCATGATTCACATAGCCGGCAGGCAGCTTTTCCGCCTGTCGGACAATACCTTCGAGTACGAACCCAAGCCGCTCGGGTATGGCTCGGCTGGGGGTATTGCCGGTGGCGCAACGAATTTCCACACGGTTTAGCTCTAATTCCAGCAGTGCGTAGTCCACAAGAACCCGGCAGGCACTGGTCATATAGCCTTTTCCTTCATAACCCTCACCCAGCCAGTAGCCGATGCCAACAGAACGGTTGCTCCAGTCGATTTCGTGATACCCGACAATGCCGGCAAGCTCACCGCGGACCCACAGTCCGGCGGTAAAGCCGCCGTTGTCAGCGCCTTGCTTAATCGCATTTTTGACAAAGCTGACGATGTGGGTCTGCTCCGTAACGGCATCTACCCAAGGTAACCATTGCCGCAGTCGAATCCGCGAGCGCTGCACCAGCGCAAACATTTGACGGGTATGCTCCAGCACCAGTGGCTTTAGCATAAGCTCTTCATCAATGAGATAATTGAACAAGCAGCAGCCTCCTCAGCGGCATAGGACTTGTTGTGCTTACTTGCGCTTCTTCCATTCCAGTGCGTAAATATCTTCCTCCAACGATTGCATTCGCTGTCCTACAAGGGTGCGGCAATCCCCTAACGCCCCATTATAAATGGAGGGTCCGAGTTCCTCTAAGAAGAACTCCAGCAGGCTGTCTGCTGCCAGGTGGCCAATGGTTTCCCCACGTTCGGACTCGAAGTAGGCGCGGATGTTCTCTACAATGTTTTCCCGCTGCTCCTTAGGCAGTTTAATTAACTTCACGGCTCTAAAGTCTCCCCTTTTGTGCAGATAAAAGCTAAAAGTCCCTATGTTCTTCATGCTACTCCATCGCCGGGAGAGAAGTCAAAGGATAGGGTGATTAACTTGGGATTAGTGGATGGCCTGTGTCTACTTTTATTGAACAATCGCTGTTTAACGGGTATATTAGTAGGAAACATGTTTATACAAGAAAAGTGATGTAATATTCCAGAACGAAAGGTTGATAACTGTGGAGAACCGTAGCACCCCCTCCAATTTCATTAAGAATGCCATTACCGAAGATCTACGCTCGGGTAAAGTAAAGGAAGTTGTTACCCGCTTTCCACCAGAGCCGAACGGTTATTTACATATCGGACATGCCAAGGCGATTTGGATTAACTTTACACTGGCTGATGAGTTTGGTGGGAAGACAAACCTGAGATTCGACGATACCAATCCTGCTAAAGAGGACACGGAATATGTGAATTCCATTCAAGAAGATGTGAAGTGGCTAGGCTACGAATGGGATGAGCTGCGCTTTGCTTCGGATTATTTCGAAGAGATGTACAAGCGGGCTGAACTGCTGGTGACCAAGGGCAAAGCTTATGTAGATGATCTTAGTGCTGATGAAATCCGTCAACTGCGGGGAACGCTGACGCAGCCAGGTCAGAACAGTCCGCATCGCGAACGCAGCGTAGAGGAGAATTTGGATTTATTCCGGCGTATGCATGCTGGCGATTTCAAGGACGGCGAGAAGGTGCTGCGCGCCAAAATCGATATGTCTTCCCCGAATATTAACCTGCGGGACCCGGTTCTTTATCGTATTTCTCATACGCATCATCATAATACAGGCGATAAGTGGTGTATCTATCCCATGTATGCTTTTGCCCATCCGTTGGAGGATGCTATCGAAGGTGTGACCCATTCTCTCTGTTCGCTGGAGTTCGAGGATCAACGACCGTTCTATGATTGGGTTGTAGCGGAATGTGAGATGCCGTCCGTGCCCCATCAATATGAATTTGGACGTCTTAATGTAGCTCAGACGATGACCAGCAAGCGCAAGCTGAAGTTGCTGGTAGACGAGGGGCATGTGGACGGCTGGGATGATCCGCGTATGCCAACGATTTCCGGCCTGCGTCGTCGTGGCTATACTCCGGAAGCTATTCGCAGCTTTGTCTACGAGGCAGGCATCTCCAAAAGCCAGGGTCTAGTGGACTTGCAAATGCTGGAGCACTTTATCCGTGAAGATCTTAAGCTTACCGTACCGCGTACCATGGCTGTACTGCGTCCGCTCAAGGTCGTTATCACGAACTATCCCGAGGGCCAAACCGAAATGTTTGAAGTGGAGAATAACATTGAGAATGAAGAAATGGGCACCCGCCAGGTTCTGTTCTCACGTGAGCTTTACATTGAACGCGACGACTTCATGGAGAATCCAGCGCATAAATATTTCCGGTTGTTCCCCGGCAATGAAGTTCGCCTGAAGAATGCCTACTTCATCAAATGCAATGAGTTCATCAAAGACGAACACGGTGAGGTTGTCGAGCTGCATTGCACGTATGACCCGGAAACCAAAAGCGGAAGCGGATTTACGGGCCGCAAAGTGAAGGGGACGTTGCACTGGGTAGAAGCAAGTCAGGCTGTACCTGCGGAATTCCGTCTGTACGAGCCGCTGATTTCTGCCGAGGCACCGGATGAGGTAGTGGCGGATCTGGAAGGTCTGGATGCTCCTGCTGAGAAGGCAGAGCCAAGTTTCCTCGATCAGATCAACCCGAAATCCATTGACATTCTGCAAGGATTCGTAGAGCCAGCGCTTAGAGAAAGTGTGGCGCAGGATAAATATCAATTTTTCCGGCATGGCTATTTCAATGTGGACAGCAAGTATTCCGCTCCAGGCCATCTTGTATTTAATCTCGTAGTTCCACTGAAAAGCTCATTTCAGCCGCCTAAGCAAGGCTAATTGGAGTGAAATGTAGGGAAGTGTTCTGGGCGGACGCTCCGCGAACGGAACGTTGCTTCAATCGCTGTGCGACCGCTGGCGCTTTTCCGCAATCGTTCCGTTCTCTCCGCTGCTTCCAGCGGGAACCGTTTCATAAGCAAGCACAATAAACCCAAAAAAAACTAGCAAGTCCCCAATGACCGGAGGCTTGCTAGTTTTTTAGCTTTATTGAATTTTAAGAAAGTTGCCTTAGCCTCAGCCAGATGATCACAGATCAATATCCGCATGCTCTTCTTCGACCTCAGAAGGGGGGCGATACCCACCACGAATGACGAAGAGCCACATGGAGCCGAAACCGAGAGCGCCTATCAGGGCTAGAAATACTCCAGACTGGTACATGCTTTGTGCACCGAGATTCTGAAACAGCCAGCCGCCAAGAACACCACCAAGAATGCCGGATATCCCGCTCCAAGTTAGCGTATAGAGGGCTTGTCCGGAAGAACGGTAAGCACGTGGAACTAACAGCATCGTCAGTTGGGTCCCAACATAGAAGAAGCCCCCGAACGTGACACAGTGCAGAATTTGAATAAGCGCAACCTGAAGTGCTGTTGTCGCATCAGCCATCAGCCACCAGCGCAGTGCGAATAAGGCACTGACGAACGCCAGCCAGCCTAGAAGCACCGAGATCTTACGTTTGAGAAACCGGTCACAGAGGATAAACACGCCTACTTCCAGAATGGAAGAGAGGAATACAGCGAGCCCGATCATTGATTTTGAGCCGCCAAGGTCCGTAATGTACAGCGACATAAATGTATTGTTCATTGTATTAGGAATAGAGACCAGAATGCCGAAGAGAATAAAACATAGGAAAAAGGGATTGTAGAAATTTCGACTGAACCCTTTAAATGGCAGTGGAGCCATTCCAATCGACTGGTCCAGCTTTGGCAGCGCAAGCAGGGCTATCATCGAGGCGCATAGCAGCGCTGTAAATAGATAAGACAATACAGACACTCCAGCCCAATTCAGAATTGGCCCGGCGATGACCGCAGTCAGCGCCCATCCCATGGAACCCCACAACCGAAAAGAGCCGAAACGGTGAGTCGTGCCGTTAATATAACTTAGAATCATCGTGTTGCTCTGGGCAAACAGAGGGCCTTGAAAGAAATAGAATAAAATAATGGAGACGTAGATCATCTCATATGTATTGGCCTGAAAAACAAGCTGGGATATCACAAGTGTTCCCGTCAGCATAAGCATTACGATTCGCCGAATATTCTGAGACCGGTCTGTCCATATGCCCCAGAATGGATTGGCGAAAATCGACACAAGCGCTCCTATGGACATTACACTGCCTATCTCCAACTTGTTCATCCCGGCATCCTGCAGGTATAGTTGGAAGAAGCTGGTGAAGAGGACTATAGTACCATATACAAAAAAGTTGAACCATTTCAAAGACGTGAAAGAAGGTTGCTTGTCAAGGTTTTCCCGCAAATTGGGCACTCCTTTCCCGCTAGATGCTTGGTAACAGCAGCGCGGCATTTAAGGCCGCTTCTATCACTGTAACACGTGTTGAAAAGGGATACAAACCAACTTTTGAGCGGTTTTCCAAATGTCTGGTAAAGAGGTGACTAAAGATGGAGATTACCGGAATCATTTTAGCTGGAGGGCACTCCCGACGAATGGGTACTGACAAAGCACTGTTAGAGTTGGGTGGAATTCCTCTCGTCGCACTCACGGCAGCCCGATTATCACAGGTAGCGGATACCGTTGTAATCGCTTGTGGTGAAGAGGAAAGGAAAGACTACCAGTTTCTTAGATTGCCCATGGTAATCGACCGTTATCCCGACCTCGGCCCACTTGCGGGCCTACATGCCACACTACGCATATCGCATACGGAATGGAGTGCTGCCGTGGCCTGTGATTTGCCCTTTGCAGGCGTAGAGCTTCTTAATTTCATGAAAGAGATTGCCTCAACTGAGTCATCTATTCAAGCGGTCGTCCCCGTGAATGCCGCGGGTAAAGCCCAGCCGCTATTGGCTTTCTATCATAGAAGCGTTCTCCCTAGTCTGGAGGAGTCGCTTATGCAGAAGCGTCTACGGGTGATGGAGTGGCTTGACAACCTAGCGGTTCGTTATGTTCAAGAGAAAGACTTCCCCCTTAGTATGAGTGACAGAGGTCAAGGCATGGAGCTGCTTAATATGAATACACCTGCTGAATATCTTGCTGCTGTGAAGCTTGCCTCATTTCTTTTTAAGGGCGACCATGAAGTTTAATCAGGCTTATTCAATCGTTTAACTTCAGTTTACATAGCAGGGTTATTGTAGATTTATCGCAGGATAGAAGCAGTAAGGCTCCTGCCATTTATCCAAGAAGAAAAGGGGAGCAATCATGAGCAGCATAACAACTAAGCGGGGGAAGGGAATCGCGATCAAGCCTTTCCTGACCTTGCTGAAGGATACCAAACCTTCCTATGGCCTACTGGCTATAGCGATTGGTCTTAGCATAATATCAACATTGGTGGGATTGGTAATTCCGATGTTCACCAAGAATCTAGTGGATGGTTTCTCACTGGCTTCTATCAGTAAACTGCAAATTGTCGGAATAGTAGGGGCCTTTATTGCCCAGACCATTGCCGCTGGAGTCTCCATTTATCTGCTGAATTATGCCGGACAAAAAATGGTTGCCGGTTTGCGGGACCGGCTGTGGCGCAAGTTCCTTGTTCTTCCGGTAGCCTATTATAATGAGAACCGGACCGGAGAAAGTGTCAGCCGTATGACTAACGATACGGGGATCATTAAGACCCTGATTTCTGAGCATTTAGCCAGCCTATTTACAGGAGTAATCTCCATTGTGGGCTCGATTGCTGTTCTGCTCTACCTGAACTGGAAAATGACCCTGGTCCTGTTCACCGTACTTCCGCTCTCTGCGCTCATTTTGGTACCGCTCGGGCGGCAGATGTACAAGATCTCAAAGGGGATGCAGGACGAAACGGCCTCTTTTACCGCGACACTCAGCGGGGTATTGTCAGAGATTAGACTGGTGAAATCCTCCGGGGCTGAAGAGCGTGAATATGTGGCCGGCAAGACTGGAATTATGAACCTGCTCTCCTTCGGTATCCGTGAGGGTAAGATCAGTGCAATGATTAGTCCATTAGTTTCGTTCGTGTTTATGCTGCTGCTGGTTGTCATTATTGGCTACGGTGGGATGCAGGTATCAGCGGGTGTTTTGACAGCGGGGGAACTGGTTGCTTTTATTCTCTACCTGATTCAGATTATCATGCCGCTTACCCAATTGACGACGTTTTTCACGCAAATGCAGAAGGCCAAGGGTGCGTCTGAGCGTATTATTGAAACGCTGGCTGAGGCAGAGGAAATCTATGAAGGGGAAGAGGAGGCGAGCGGAACAGAGGGTCCGATCTCGGTAGAAGACTTGAGCTTCGGCTACAAGAACGGCGAGAATGTGTTGAGCAATGTAAGCTTCCGTATGCACCCAGGTGAGGTGACCGCTATTGTAGGACCTAGTGGAGGCGGCAAAACAACCTTGTTCTCCCTGCTGGAGCGCTTCTATGAGCCGCAGACTGGCATGATCAGACTTGGTGAGAAGCCGGTAGCCGCGTTCTCGCTGCGTTCCTGGCGTAACCTGATCGGCTACGTATCCCAGGAGAGTCCTCTGCTGGCAGGTACGATTGCTGAGAATCTCAGCTATGGGCTGGAACGGGAAATCAGCAGTGATGAGATGCGCAGCGCAGCAGCAATGGCTTACGCAGATGGCTTTATCGACGAGCTGCCGAATGGATATAATACCGATGTCGGAGAACGTGGCGTGAAGCTGTCTGGCGGACAGCGGCAGCGGATTGCGATCGCCAGGGCGCTGCTGCGAAATCCGCGGATTCTGATGCTTGATGAGGCGACTTCCAGTCTGGACAGCCAATCCGAAGCTGTGGTGCAAAAGGCGCTCTCCAATCTGATGGAGGGCCGGACAACGATCGTGATTGCTCACCGCCTGGCGACAGTCGTGAACGCAGACCAGATTATTTTTATGGAAAAAGGCCGGATCACCGGCACGGGAACACATGCGGAACTGCTGCAGACTCATGAGCTTTATAAGGAATTCGCTACCCAGCAGCTGCAGCTGAATACACCAGAGATTCTCGCTGGCAGTGAAGAGGAGGTTGCAGTAGCAGATGACAAGAATACTGGTAGTGGACGACGATCCGCACATTCGCGAATTGGTGGAAGTCTTTCTGAGGGCTGAGGGGATCGATGAGGTGCAGGGAGCTTCTGATGGCTTGGAGGCTTTACATTATCTTGAAAGTGCCAGTGTAGACATGGCTATTCTTGATGTGATGATGCCGAATATGGACGGCTGGGAGCTGTGCCGACACTTGCGGAAGAGCTATGATTTTCCGATTCTGATGCTGACCGCCAAAGGCGAAGCCACACAAATTGTAAAAGGCTTTGAGCTCGGGACGGATGATTATTTGGTGAAGCCGTTTGAGCCGACGGTACTTATTGCGAGGGTTAAGGCGTTGCTCAAACGGTACCAGATCTCGGCTGCACAAAGTGTGACCATTGGTCTTTTGCACATGAACCGTAAGACATATGAGGCGTCCTCTGAACATGGGGAGATTACATTGCCGCTCAAGGAATATGAGCTACTGTTCAAGCTCGGCAGCTATCCGGGACAGACATTGACAAGAGACCGGCTGATTGAGGAGATCTGGGGTTATGATTTTGAGGGCAATGAGCGGACGCTGGATGTGCATATTAACCGCCTGCGTGAACGCTTTCCTCGGGAGAAGTATGGATTCGCCATCCGTACGATCCGCGGGCTGGGTTACCGGCTGGAGGGGGATATGGAATGAAAAAGTTCAGACTGACTGCTAAGATTATATTGGGCATATTGGGTGTTTCAACAGTGATTGCGGCCGCTTGGACAGGGGCCTATTTCGCGTCTAAACTGATTTTTCATAAATTTGGGGCGCCTTCTACGGAATATGTAACGCAACTGATTATTATGCTGCTTCAGTTTGTGTTTCTTTTTTGCCTGATGGCTATCATCAGCTTTGCTACCCGTGGACAAGAGAGAGTCTATATTCCGATTATTACCGCGATCCGGCAAATTTCCAAAGGTGATTTCAAGGTGGTATTGGATAATGATAGAAGATATGGTCAGTTTAACGGAATCGTCGAGGGGATCAATGAAATGGCCAGTGAGCTGAGCCGAATGGAGACGATGCGCCAGGACTTTATCTCCAATGTATCGCATGAGATTCAATCGCCGCTAACTTCTATTCGCGGATTTGCACGGGCACTGCGCAATGAGAGCTTGAGTTCCGGCAGCAGGAGTCATTATCTTGACATTATTGAAGCAGAGAGTACCCGTCTATCGGGTTTAAGTGAGAATCTGCTGAAGCTGTCGGCGCTGGAAGCAGACAGCTTTCCGTTCGAGCGCAAGGCCTACCGTCTGGACAAGCAACTGCGGGAAATGATTCTGGTCGCCGAGCCGCAGTGGCTCGGGAAAACTATAGAAGTTGAGGCTGAGCTGGAAGAAATCCATGTTTACGCGGTGGAAGATCTGATGAGTCAGGTCTGGACCAATCTGCTGCATAACAGCATCAAATTCACCCCGGAGGGTGGATGCATCCATATTCGGCTGTACTCCCTGGAGAAGACGATTGAGGTGGAGATCAAGGATAGCGGTATCGGGATTGCTGAAGAGGAACTGTCCCGTATCTTCGAACGCTTCTACAAAGTGGACCAAGCCAGAACAACCAGTGAAGGCGGTAGCGGGCTTGGTTTGTCACTCGTGAAGAAGATTGTTGAAATTCATGAAGGAAGTGTAGCTGTAAGGAGTCGTCCTGGTGAAGGAACGGTATTTGTGGTGAGTCTGCCGCTGCAGATAAAATAATTGCCATTTACGCTCAGGGGTTCCCTCGTTACTTAACGGGTGCAGTAAGTCCCTTCTCCAACAGGTACCATAATCCGCGGAATTCCTGCTCAATGTCTGTACTCAGCCACTGATAGGCATGAGCGGGGTGGTGGAAACGGGCAGTCGCATTAAAAATAGAACGTGCCAGGACTTCAGTCTGAACTGACGTATGAATGAGATTAGCCTCAACACCCCTAGCGATAAGGGTACTCATCTGCTCAATAATGCGCCCTACATGGGCGTCAATGAGATCAGCGGATTCTGCTGTGACGTCCGCATACATCTTGAACATCTCAGGGTCTTGCTCCGCGTATAGATGTTTCAGCTCTATTAACTTTAGTATATAACTCTTCAGTTGCTCCAAAGGACTCTCTACTGCAAGATTTACTATTTCTGTAAGGGGAACGATGATACTATCCTCCAGCCATCTTTCCGTTACAGCCTCTCTTAAAATCGCTTTGCTCGGAAAATGCCTGTATAGAGTGCCATGACTGACTCCCAGCAGCTTGGCCACATCGGTGACTGATGTCTTGTCAGGGCCGAACCGGCGCAGGGTTTGTTCAGCGGCATCCAAAATTTCGGTTTTACTCAAAAAAGTATTTGGTTTGATCATAATTCCTCTCTCCTCTCTGTGAATATAGCTTAGCACAAACATTCGAAATGACAACAATTATTATTTGTCATTTGATTTGTTCTTTTAGTATAGCGGATAGAGTAATCAACCCTGCCTCCAGCTCAGAGAGCGGTGCATACGCATAAGAAAGCCGCAGGTGCCTGCCATCGCGGCGATCGTAGAGATCGCCTGTGTTGAGCAGCAATCCTGCTTGCAGTGCCTTTTTGAAGAGTAG comes from Paenibacillus sp. 19GGS1-52 and encodes:
- a CDS encoding MFS transporter: MKFLDAYPKEVKVFLIASLINAIGSAIMWPLVTMYVFDELGRSMKDAGLVIVIQSIGGIAGQLLGGSLYHKIGVNKLIVGALAMNALALFTLPAASTNWNLFMAMMGLVGLFNSLSLPAIQAFIGFRFREQRGELFNVIYVANNIGVAIGTALSGFLADFSYMLSFVLNGVSSAVFAVFFFVYLRKVGTEPSSETMDHRRVQPRTDSNWRLMGHAHIYLYMAIGSLFLLIGNSIWNTGVSPFIISEGWSKSIYGFLWTLNGVLIFVAQPLVSLIKRWFASTTTAQMTASAVFYFSGYVVILLLPSYPGLLLAMLLTTLGEMLISPAMPSFISEHADRSAPFYLGLTGGIGAVGRVIGPFFMGSLFDSGGLAPTAWLACAMAVLSIGSFVLHAFVNRRGRKAWTNSTEQSA
- a CDS encoding GNAT family N-acetyltransferase; this translates as MQHINRDTLDIRPSEFKDARELITLDNMIWTEETTPGPLMWRSREDYLLHAPPGSQLVAMQEGQLCGYVGFGCPSGMVSNRHVCEVNIAVHPRCQRVGIGQQLMVAIKQHAANNGIRKLRLRVLSCNTPALSFYQKCGFQEEGRLREEFYLGGRYVDEVFMSCMLTGGQEHGNHLA
- a CDS encoding MOSC domain-containing protein; amino-acid sequence: MEIISLNLGQPITVDYRGKPVETGIYKMPVKGPVQLCSNGFEGDGQADLVNHGGPDKAVCVYPIEHYSYWEKYLGKKLEFSAFGENITTSGLLETEVNIGDIYEIGSTLLQVSQPRYPCFKLSQKHGPVDMPAQVLQTGYSGFYFRVLREGKISAGDVILKKESGAGGIAVSRVLHSMEVGRTDKTGLAELLELESLAEGIRTKFRNWLELAES
- a CDS encoding GNAT family protein, with the protein product MFNYLIDEELMLKPLVLEHTRQMFALVQRSRIRLRQWLPWVDAVTEQTHIVSFVKNAIKQGADNGGFTAGLWVRGELAGIVGYHEIDWSNRSVGIGYWLGEGYEGKGYMTSACRVLVDYALLELELNRVEIRCATGNTPSRAIPERLGFVLEGIVRQAEKLPAGYVNHAVYGLLRSEWKLLS
- a CDS encoding DUF2164 domain-containing protein — protein: MKLIKLPKEQRENIVENIRAYFESERGETIGHLAADSLLEFFLEELGPSIYNGALGDCRTLVGQRMQSLEEDIYALEWKKRK
- a CDS encoding glutamine--tRNA ligase/YqeY domain fusion protein, with the translated sequence MENRSTPSNFIKNAITEDLRSGKVKEVVTRFPPEPNGYLHIGHAKAIWINFTLADEFGGKTNLRFDDTNPAKEDTEYVNSIQEDVKWLGYEWDELRFASDYFEEMYKRAELLVTKGKAYVDDLSADEIRQLRGTLTQPGQNSPHRERSVEENLDLFRRMHAGDFKDGEKVLRAKIDMSSPNINLRDPVLYRISHTHHHNTGDKWCIYPMYAFAHPLEDAIEGVTHSLCSLEFEDQRPFYDWVVAECEMPSVPHQYEFGRLNVAQTMTSKRKLKLLVDEGHVDGWDDPRMPTISGLRRRGYTPEAIRSFVYEAGISKSQGLVDLQMLEHFIREDLKLTVPRTMAVLRPLKVVITNYPEGQTEMFEVENNIENEEMGTRQVLFSRELYIERDDFMENPAHKYFRLFPGNEVRLKNAYFIKCNEFIKDEHGEVVELHCTYDPETKSGSGFTGRKVKGTLHWVEASQAVPAEFRLYEPLISAEAPDEVVADLEGLDAPAEKAEPSFLDQINPKSIDILQGFVEPALRESVAQDKYQFFRHGYFNVDSKYSAPGHLVFNLVVPLKSSFQPPKQG
- a CDS encoding MFS transporter, whose amino-acid sequence is MRENLDKQPSFTSLKWFNFFVYGTIVLFTSFFQLYLQDAGMNKLEIGSVMSIGALVSIFANPFWGIWTDRSQNIRRIVMLMLTGTLVISQLVFQANTYEMIYVSIILFYFFQGPLFAQSNTMILSYINGTTHRFGSFRLWGSMGWALTAVIAGPILNWAGVSVLSYLFTALLCASMIALLALPKLDQSIGMAPLPFKGFSRNFYNPFFLCFILFGILVSIPNTMNNTFMSLYITDLGGSKSMIGLAVFLSSILEVGVFILCDRFLKRKISVLLGWLAFVSALFALRWWLMADATTALQVALIQILHCVTFGGFFYVGTQLTMLLVPRAYRSSGQALYTLTWSGISGILGGVLGGWLFQNLGAQSMYQSGVFLALIGALGFGSMWLFVIRGGYRPPSEVEEEHADIDL
- a CDS encoding molybdenum cofactor guanylyltransferase, whose amino-acid sequence is MEITGIILAGGHSRRMGTDKALLELGGIPLVALTAARLSQVADTVVIACGEEERKDYQFLRLPMVIDRYPDLGPLAGLHATLRISHTEWSAAVACDLPFAGVELLNFMKEIASTESSIQAVVPVNAAGKAQPLLAFYHRSVLPSLEESLMQKRLRVMEWLDNLAVRYVQEKDFPLSMSDRGQGMELLNMNTPAEYLAAVKLASFLFKGDHEV
- a CDS encoding ABC transporter ATP-binding protein, giving the protein MSSITTKRGKGIAIKPFLTLLKDTKPSYGLLAIAIGLSIISTLVGLVIPMFTKNLVDGFSLASISKLQIVGIVGAFIAQTIAAGVSIYLLNYAGQKMVAGLRDRLWRKFLVLPVAYYNENRTGESVSRMTNDTGIIKTLISEHLASLFTGVISIVGSIAVLLYLNWKMTLVLFTVLPLSALILVPLGRQMYKISKGMQDETASFTATLSGVLSEIRLVKSSGAEEREYVAGKTGIMNLLSFGIREGKISAMISPLVSFVFMLLLVVIIGYGGMQVSAGVLTAGELVAFILYLIQIIMPLTQLTTFFTQMQKAKGASERIIETLAEAEEIYEGEEEASGTEGPISVEDLSFGYKNGENVLSNVSFRMHPGEVTAIVGPSGGGKTTLFSLLERFYEPQTGMIRLGEKPVAAFSLRSWRNLIGYVSQESPLLAGTIAENLSYGLEREISSDEMRSAAAMAYADGFIDELPNGYNTDVGERGVKLSGGQRQRIAIARALLRNPRILMLDEATSSLDSQSEAVVQKALSNLMEGRTTIVIAHRLATVVNADQIIFMEKGRITGTGTHAELLQTHELYKEFATQQLQLNTPEILAGSEEEVAVADDKNTGSGRRSAHSRIGGSLSEG